One genomic segment of Mastomys coucha isolate ucsf_1 unplaced genomic scaffold, UCSF_Mcou_1 pScaffold22, whole genome shotgun sequence includes these proteins:
- the Fzd10 gene encoding frizzled-10 has product MQHPGPRLWLVLQVMMGSCAAISSMDLERPGDGKCQPVEIPMCKDIGYNTTRMPNLMGHENQREAAIQLHEFAPLVEYGCHSHLRFFLCSLYAPMCTEQVSTPIPACRVMCEQARLKCSPIMEQFKFKWPDSLDCSKLPNKNDPNYLCMEAPNNGSDEPSRGSGMFPPLFRPQRPHSAQEHPLKDGGPGRAGCDNPGKFHHVEKSESCAPLCTPGVDVYWSRDDKRFAVVWLAIWSVLCFFSSAFTVLTFLIDPSRFRYPERPIIFLSMCYCVYSVGYIIRLFAGAESIACDRDSGQLYVIQEGLESTGCTLVFLVLYYFGMASSLWWVVLTLTWFLAAGKKWGHEAIEANSSYFHLAAWAIPAVKTILILVMRRVAGDELTGVCYVGSMDVNALTGFVLVPLACYLVIGTSFILSGFVALFHIRRVMKTGGENTDKLEKLMVRIGVFSLLYTVPATCVIACYFYERLNMDYWKMLATQHKCKMNNQTKTPDCLMTTSIPAVEVFMVKVSMLLVVGITSGVWVWTSKTLQSWQHVCSRGLKRKSRRKPASVVTSAGIYKKAQHPQKPHLGKYELPAQPSACV; this is encoded by the coding sequence ATGCAACACCCGGGCCCGCGCCTGTGGCTGGTGCTGCAGGTGATGATGGGCTCGTGCGCGGCCATCAGCTCTATGGACTTAGAGCGCCCTGGAGACGGCAAGTGCCAGCCGGTGGAGATTCCCATGTGCAAGGACATCGGCTACAACACCACCCGCATGCCCAACCTGATGGGCCACGAGAACCAGCGCGAGGCGGCCATCCAACTGCACGAGTTCGCGCCGCTCGTGGAGTACGGCTGCCACAGCCACCTCCGCTTCTTCCTGTGTTCGCTGTATGCGCCCATGTGCACCGAGCAGGTCTCCACACCCATCCCTGCTTGCCGGGTCATGTGCGAGCAGGCCCGGCTCAAGTGCTCGCCGATCATGGAGCAGTTCAAATTCAAGTGGCCGGACTCCCTGGATTGCAGCAAGCTCCCCAACAAGAACGATCCCAACTACCTGTGCATGGAGGCACCCAACAACGGCTCAGATGAGCCCAGCCGGGGCTCTGGCATGTTTCCTCCGCTCTTCAGGCCCCAGAGGCCCCACAGCGCGCAGGAACACCCACTAAAGGACGGGGGTCCGGGGCGCGCAGGCTGTGACAACCCAGGCAAGTTCCACCACGTGGAGAAGAGCGAATCCTGCGCACCGCTCTGCACTCCGGGGGTGGATGTGTATTGGAGCCGCGACGACAAGCGCTTCGCTGTGGTCTGGCTGGCCATCTGGTCCGTGCTGTGCTTCTTCTCTAGCGCCTTCACTGTGCTCACCTTCCTCATCGACCCGTCACGCTTCAGGTACCCCGAACGCCCTATCATCTTCCTCTCCATGTGCTACTGTGTTTATTCAGTGGGCTATATCATCCGCCTCTTCGCGGGCGCGGAGAGCATCGCCTGTGACCGGGACAGTGGGCAGCTGTATGTTAtccaggaagggctggagagcacGGGCTGTACTTTAGTCTTCCTGGTACTTTACTACTTCGGCATGGCCAGCTCTTTATGGTGGGTGGTCCTCACCCTCACTTGGTTCCTGGCTGCTGGCAAGAAGTGGGGCCATGAGGCCATTGAAGCCAACAGCAGCTATTTTCACCTGGCAGCCTGGGCCATCCCTGCTGTGAAGACTATCCTGATCTTGGTGATGCGCAGGGTGGCAGGGGATGAGCTCACTGGTGTGTGCTATGTGGGCAGCATGGATGTCAATGCTCTGACCGGCTTCGTGCTGGTCCCGCTGGCTTGCTACCTGGTCATCGGCACTTCCTTCATCCTGTCCGGCTTTGTGGCGTTATTCCATATCCGGAGGGTGATGAAGACGGGTGGAGAGAACACGGACAAGCTGGAGAAGCTCATGGTACGCATAGGGGTCTTCTCCCTCCTCTACACTGTGCCGGCCACCTGTGTGATTGCCTGCTACTTTTATGAACGCCTCAACATGGACTACTGGAAGATGCTGGCCACCCAGCACAAGTGTAAGATGAACAATCAGACTAAGACACCCGACTGCCTGATGACCACCTCCATCCCGGCCGTGGAGGTCTTCATGGTCAAAGTGTCCATGCTTCTGGTGGTGGGCATAACCAGTGGGGTGTGGGTCTGGACTTCCAAGACCCTGCAGTCCTGGCAACACGTATGCAGCCGGGGGCTAAAGAGAAAAAGCCGGAGGAAACCAGCCAGTGTAGTCACCAGTGCAGGGATCTACAAAAAAGCCCAGCACCCCCAAAAACCTCATCTTGGGAAGTATGAGCTTCCCGCTCAGCCTTCAGCTTGCGTGTGA